From a region of the Wolbachia endosymbiont (group B) of Gerris lacustris genome:
- a CDS encoding IS630 family transposase (programmed frameshift) → MALRSKLLDEKVVESAKEMLKKVRNNAYVAKKLNAVIAAKKHSITAVAKICCISRKAITTWIKHIKFGREEKLFSPPQRRRKTILNQSQLEQIEVWIEENPNITIREMRIRIQERFGLNISKSTIHRNMQRMKFSYITPRPVHSGQDKNKQEEFKKNLNETIVMHSEKELFFFDESRFGTHSKVGHGWFKKGSRTQVKVKLGRENFYLYSAVNPRNGENFSLFAPNVNTACINIFLEQMSQYLGIRKAFLVMDCASWHKSKSLKIPKNIEIIYLPPYSPDLNPVERFWLYIKQNILRNKIYDTIVLLESALCKFITSISPSTVKQLCNASYLVH, encoded by the exons ATGGCATTAAGATCAAAATTATTGGATGAAAAAGTGGTGGAATCAGCAAAAGAGATGTTGAAGAAAGTAAGAAATAATGCGTATGTTGCAAAAAAACTAAATGCTGTAATTGCAGCAAAAAAGCACAGTATAACAGCTGTAGCAAAAATATGTTGCATTTCGAGAAAGGCAATTACTACATGGATAAAGCACATAAAATTTGGAAGAGAAGAAAAATTATTTTCTCCACCTCAACGCCGTAGAAAAACTATATTGAACCAAAGTCAACTTGAACAAATTGAGGTGTGGATAGAGGAAAACCCCAATATTACTATTAGAGAAATGAGAATAAGAATCCAAGAAAGATTTGGTTTGAATATCAGCAAATCCACAATACATCGTAATATGCAAAGAATGAAATTCTCATATATCACACCAAGACCAGTTCATAGTGGACAGGATAAAAATAAGCAAGAGGAGTTT AAAAAAAACCTCAATGAAACTATTGTCATGCATTCTGAAAAAGAGCTATTTTTCTTCGATGAATCACGGTTTGGTACACATTCAAAAGTTGGACATGGGTGGTTTAAAAAAGGCAGTAGGACACAGGTTAAGGTAAAATTAGGTAGGGAAAATTTTTATCTCTATAGTGCAGTTAATCCCAGAAATGGAGAGAATTTTAGCTTATTCGCACCAAACGTCAACACTGCTTGTATAAATATATTCCTTGAACAGATGTCGCAATATTTAGGAATACGAAAGGCTTTTCTCGTGATGGATTGCGCTAGTTGGCATAAGTCAAAAAGTTTAAAGATACCTAAAAATATCGAAATTATATACCTACCACCATACTCACCTGACCTCAATCCTGTTGAGAGGTTTTGGTTATATATAAAACAGAACATTTTGCGCAATAAAATCTACGATACAATTGTTCTGCTTGAGAGCGCTTTGTGTAAATTTATTACCTCTATTTCCCCTTCCACGGTTAAACAACTCTGCAATGCTTCTTATTTGGTTCATTAA
- the uvrB gene encoding excinuclease ABC subunit UvrB codes for MEFQIVTHFQPAGDQPQAIDSLIEGLNSHKRDQVLLGVTGSGKTFTMANVIARTNRPALIMAHNKTLAAQLYEEMRGFFPHNAVVYFISYYDYYQPEAYSPQTDTYIEKDSLINERIDMLRYSAICSLLERRDTIVVASVSCIYGLGSPESYLSMTLTLSAGDKIHVNDFLNNLANLQYKRSDVRFERGYFRVRGDIIDIFPAYYENKAWRLSLFGDEIEEISEIDAITGNTIRRIDKVTIFPNSYHITSRETLLQAVQLIKKELHERLDYYYSQNKIVEAKRLEQRTNFDIEMMMATGVCKGIENYSRYLYGMKSGDPPPTLFEYLPKDVILFADESHVTVPQIGAMYSGNEARKKKLIDYGFRLPSAFDNRPLKFEEWEAIRPQTIYVSATPGKYELEKTNHAFIEQVIRPTGLTDPICTIKPTESQVDDVIHEAQVTIKKGFCILITTLTKKMAEKLAEHMSELSMKVTYLHSDIGALERIEIICKLRSKEIDVLVGVNLLREGLDIPECGLVAILDADKEGFLRSETSLIQTIGRAARNVEGRVILYADKITNSMDRALKETERRRKKQTEHNTLHNIVPKTIIKPISNTLQEKVVVENFSKDDLNSLKKQMLKHAENLEFEEAAKIKGIIEKFNNRPVT; via the coding sequence ATGGAATTTCAAATAGTTACACATTTTCAGCCAGCTGGAGATCAACCACAGGCAATAGACAGTTTAATTGAAGGGCTAAATAGTCATAAAAGAGATCAGGTTTTGCTTGGAGTTACTGGCTCTGGAAAAACCTTTACTATGGCAAATGTTATTGCAAGAACAAACAGGCCTGCATTAATTATGGCGCATAATAAAACTTTAGCAGCGCAACTTTATGAGGAGATGAGAGGATTTTTCCCCCACAATGCTGTTGTATACTTCATTTCTTATTATGATTATTATCAGCCTGAGGCGTATTCGCCACAAACAGACACTTATATTGAAAAAGACTCTTTAATAAATGAAAGAATTGATATGCTACGTTATTCTGCTATTTGCTCCCTTTTGGAGCGTAGGGATACGATTGTAGTTGCCAGTGTTTCTTGTATATATGGTCTTGGTTCGCCTGAGAGCTATCTCAGCATGACCTTGACTTTAAGTGCTGGAGATAAGATTCATGTTAATGACTTTCTGAATAATTTAGCTAATCTCCAATATAAGCGTTCTGATGTCAGATTTGAGCGAGGATATTTCAGAGTGCGCGGCGATATTATTGATATATTTCCTGCGTATTATGAAAATAAAGCTTGGCGCTTATCATTGTTTGGTGATGAAATAGAAGAAATTTCTGAAATTGATGCTATAACTGGCAATACTATCAGACGCATAGATAAAGTCACCATTTTTCCAAATAGTTATCATATTACATCACGTGAGACCCTGTTGCAAGCAGTTCAATTAATTAAAAAAGAACTGCATGAACGCTTGGATTATTACTATTCACAGAACAAAATTGTTGAAGCAAAACGCCTTGAGCAGCGTACTAATTTTGATATTGAAATGATGATGGCGACGGGAGTGTGTAAAGGTATTGAAAATTATTCGCGTTATCTTTATGGAATGAAATCCGGGGATCCACCGCCTACGTTGTTTGAATATTTACCTAAAGATGTAATTTTATTTGCTGATGAAAGCCATGTAACCGTTCCCCAGATAGGTGCAATGTATAGCGGTAATGAAGCACGTAAAAAGAAATTGATAGATTATGGTTTTAGGCTACCTTCTGCTTTTGATAACCGTCCATTAAAATTTGAAGAGTGGGAGGCAATACGGCCCCAGACTATTTACGTTTCGGCTACTCCAGGAAAATATGAGTTAGAAAAGACTAACCACGCATTCATAGAGCAAGTTATCCGCCCAACAGGACTGACAGATCCCATCTGCACAATAAAACCAACAGAGAGTCAGGTTGATGATGTGATTCACGAGGCGCAAGTAACAATAAAAAAAGGGTTTTGTATTCTAATTACCACATTGACAAAAAAAATGGCTGAAAAGCTAGCTGAGCATATGAGTGAGCTCAGTATGAAAGTAACTTACCTACATTCAGATATTGGTGCACTGGAAAGAATTGAAATTATATGCAAATTAAGATCTAAAGAAATAGATGTTCTTGTTGGTGTTAACTTATTGCGGGAAGGTCTTGATATTCCCGAATGTGGGCTGGTTGCAATTTTAGATGCTGACAAAGAAGGGTTTTTACGATCAGAGACTTCGCTCATTCAAACGATAGGTCGTGCTGCACGCAATGTTGAAGGCAGAGTAATTTTATATGCAGACAAAATTACTAATTCTATGGATCGCGCACTGAAAGAAACTGAAAGGAGAAGAAAGAAACAGACAGAGCATAATACACTGCATAATATTGTACCAAAAACTATAATAAAGCCTATATCAAATACTTTACAGGAAAAAGTGGTAGTTGAGAATTTTAGTAAGGATGATCTAAATAGTTTGAAAAAGCAAATGTTGAAGCATGCTGAAAATTTAGAGTTTGAAGAGGCGGCGAAAATAAAAGGTATTATTGAAAAATTTAATAACAGACCCGTTACATAA
- a CDS encoding cytochrome c1 produces MLVKNIFAAFCALFLANYVCAEEFTPSQNKKIDWSFDGITGSFDRESIQRGYKVYKEVCAACHSMNRIAFRNLQDAGFSEEDVKQIAASYQVKDGPNDLGEMFDRPGVSSDYFIAPFDTKEAAAASNNGAIPPDLSLIVKARHDGANYIYSLLIGYQNGEHDENGLYFNPYFSTGRLAMAPPLSEGMVEYDGTRQATVENMAYDVVNFLQWAAEPELERRHKLGLKIVTYFVILTVFFVLTNNRIWSKLYKKKK; encoded by the coding sequence ATGCTGGTTAAAAATATATTTGCTGCGTTTTGTGCATTATTTCTTGCTAATTATGTATGTGCAGAAGAATTCACACCATCACAAAATAAGAAAATCGACTGGAGTTTTGATGGAATTACTGGATCTTTCGATAGAGAGTCAATTCAGCGTGGCTATAAAGTATACAAGGAAGTCTGTGCTGCTTGCCATTCAATGAATAGAATAGCGTTTCGTAACTTGCAAGATGCTGGTTTTTCTGAAGAGGATGTAAAACAAATTGCAGCCTCTTATCAAGTTAAAGATGGTCCAAATGATTTGGGTGAAATGTTTGATAGGCCGGGAGTATCTTCGGACTATTTTATTGCACCTTTTGACACGAAAGAAGCAGCTGCAGCAAGCAACAATGGCGCAATTCCACCGGACTTATCATTAATTGTCAAAGCAAGACATGATGGTGCAAATTACATCTATTCACTACTAATTGGTTATCAAAACGGTGAACATGATGAGAACGGTTTATATTTTAATCCATATTTTTCAACAGGCAGGTTAGCTATGGCACCACCATTATCTGAAGGAATGGTAGAATATGATGGTACAAGGCAAGCCACAGTTGAAAATATGGCATATGATGTGGTAAATTTCTTACAATGGGCAGCAGAGCCAGAACTGGAACGTCGACATAAACTTGGGTTAAAAATAGTGACATACTTTGTAATTTTGACAGTGTTTTTTGTATTAACTAACAACAGGATTTGGAGCAAGCTCTATAAAAAGAAAAAATAG
- a CDS encoding ankyrin repeat domain-containing protein yields the protein MLRFLVAKGGDINVTTSTVHLSTPLHIAAAANEAEVAQFLLDNGANINATNYKGFTPLYLASFYCYLDMVKLLLFNNADTSIKDVNGKTALDAIGSYRRNMCDSNARQEILSMLEDVVKITSVVTIKAALEADNNSSNYYTTDVTSKKVEQLINELFAAINIGNFQKVEKCIKETESIGIKSEILSSEKHGIKPIHFTTDKCNLKILQLLLNEGADINATSTEYLNTSLHIAAINGKLEIAQLLIDSADNINATNYKGFTPLYLASFHCQSDMVELLFCNNADTSIKDVNGRTALDVVGGYRRDMCNNSSEMQRVISILSGAVSIDCKAILTSTRVSLKEELEASSVASNAASSAVKPSSFINSIFSWITASTLGRNTPALPSAQQSVAHSAGSPIYSSQVDFNGTAMLGYLMFKKFTGEECLEPLNNPLFIKEGITERELNTMAKNVEMALSKYEKLYQCPGSSLSNLTISKGVRHQKHL from the coding sequence ATATTACGCTTTTTAGTTGCCAAAGGTGGCGATATTAATGTTACTACTAGTACTGTACATTTGAGTACTCCCTTACATATTGCTGCTGCTGCTAACGAAGCAGAAGTAGCACAATTTCTACTTGATAATGGTGCTAATATCAATGCTACAAATTATAAAGGTTTTACACCTTTGTACTTAGCATCTTTCTATTGTTACCTAGATATGGTAAAACTTTTGCTTTTTAATAATGCCGATACTAGTATTAAAGATGTAAATGGCAAAACAGCCTTAGATGCTATTGGAAGTTATAGAAGAAATATGTGTGATAGCAATGCAAGACAAGAAATATTATCTATGTTAGAAGATGTTGTTAAGATCACTTCTGTAGTAACTATTAAGGCAGCATTAGAAGCTGATAATAATTCTAGCAATTATTATACCACAGATGTAACAAGCAAAAAAGTTGAACAATTGATCAATGAATTATTTGCTGCTATAAACATAGGTAATTTTCAGAAAGTTGAAAAGTGCATTAAAGAGACGGAGAGTATAGGTATAAAAAGCGAAATCTTGAGTAGTGAAAAGCATGGTATAAAACCTATACATTTTACTACTGACAAGTGCAACTTAAAAATATTGCAGCTTTTGCTTAATGAAGGTGCTGATATTAATGCTACTAGTACTGAATATCTTAATACTTCTCTGCACATTGCTGCTATTAATGGTAAACTGGAAATAGCACAACTTCTAATTGATAGTGCTGATAATATCAATGCTACAAATTATAAAGGTTTTACACCCTTATACTTAGCGTCGTTTCATTGTCAATCAGATATGGTAGAACTCTTGTTTTGCAACAATGCTGATACTAGTATTAAAGATGTAAATGGCAGAACAGCATTGGATGTTGTTGGAGGTTACAGAAGAGATATGTGTAATAACAGTAGTGAAATGCAAAGAGTAATATCTATATTAAGTGGTGCCGTTTCAATTGATTGCAAAGCGATATTAACTTCTACTAGAGTAAGTCTTAAAGAAGAATTGGAAGCTAGCAGCGTGGCAAGTAACGCAGCAAGCAGTGCAGTAAAACCTTCCTCTTTTATTAATAGTATATTTAGTTGGATAACTGCTTCTACATTGGGTCGAAATACTCCTGCTTTACCTTCTGCACAGCAATCTGTTGCTCATTCGGCTGGAAGTCCCATCTATTCTTCACAAGTTGATTTTAATGGAACAGCCATGTTAGGTTATTTAATGTTCAAGAAGTTTACAGGGGAAGAATGTTTAGAACCATTGAATAATCCGCTTTTTATAAAAGAAGGAATTACAGAAAGAGAGCTTAACACTATGGCAAAAAATGTTGAGATGGCACTCAGTAAGTATGAAAAACTTTATCAATGTCCCGGAAGTTCATTAAGCAACTTAACAATATCCAAGGGTGTGCGTCATCAAAAGCACCTATGA
- a CDS encoding cytochrome b, with product MEDDSKKEITEEKGILGWIEYRLPIFSFLKHTASYQVPKNLNYAWNFGSLAGIALILQIITGIFLAMHYTPHVDHAFNSVERIMRDVSYGWLIRYTHAVGASLFFMVVYVHIMRGLYYGSYKRPREMVWFIGIFIFFAMMATAFMGYVLPWGQMSFWGATVITNLFSAIPLIGDKIVIWLWGGFSVDNPTLNRFFALHYLLPFVIVALAMLHVIALHRFGSNNPSGIEVRSGKDTIPFYPYYIAKDCITFGLFFIILFGFVFYAPNYLGHPDNYIEADPMVTPVHIVPEWYFLPFYAMLRSIPNKLIGVLTMFGSILVWFLLPWLDKSKVKSGSYRPLFKKFFWVFAINFAFLAWLGGQEVKEPYITLSRISTLYYFSYFVIVLPLLSKYEKPKKLPKTISDSVPEMK from the coding sequence ATGGAAGATGATAGCAAGAAAGAAATAACAGAAGAAAAAGGTATATTAGGTTGGATAGAGTATAGACTGCCTATATTTTCTTTTCTAAAACATACTGCCTCTTATCAGGTACCAAAAAATTTAAATTATGCTTGGAACTTTGGTTCTTTAGCTGGTATAGCACTAATTTTACAAATAATAACAGGTATATTTCTTGCCATGCACTACACTCCGCATGTTGATCATGCATTTAATAGTGTGGAGCGTATAATGCGTGACGTAAGTTATGGATGGCTAATACGTTATACTCATGCTGTTGGGGCGTCACTCTTCTTTATGGTGGTCTATGTTCATATCATGCGTGGATTATATTACGGATCTTATAAAAGACCGCGAGAAATGGTGTGGTTTATTGGCATATTTATATTTTTTGCAATGATGGCAACTGCCTTTATGGGATATGTTCTTCCCTGGGGACAAATGAGCTTTTGGGGTGCAACAGTTATAACTAACTTATTTTCAGCCATACCTTTAATTGGTGATAAAATAGTTATATGGTTGTGGGGTGGTTTTTCCGTTGATAACCCAACACTTAACCGTTTTTTCGCTCTGCATTATCTTCTGCCTTTTGTTATTGTTGCTTTAGCTATGCTTCATGTGATAGCTTTGCATAGGTTTGGCTCTAATAACCCAAGTGGAATAGAAGTCAGGTCAGGTAAGGACACTATTCCTTTTTATCCTTATTATATAGCAAAGGACTGCATAACTTTTGGTTTATTTTTTATAATTTTGTTTGGATTTGTTTTTTATGCCCCTAATTATCTTGGTCATCCTGATAATTATATAGAAGCTGATCCTATGGTAACTCCAGTACACATAGTACCAGAATGGTATTTCCTACCTTTTTATGCGATGTTGCGTTCAATTCCAAATAAACTTATTGGTGTACTTACCATGTTTGGATCTATTTTAGTTTGGTTTCTTTTACCTTGGCTTGATAAATCAAAGGTTAAAAGTGGTTCTTACCGTCCATTATTTAAGAAATTTTTTTGGGTTTTTGCAATAAATTTTGCATTTCTTGCTTGGCTTGGGGGGCAGGAAGTTAAAGAGCCTTACATTACTTTAAGTAGAATCTCAACTCTTTACTATTTTTCATATTTTGTGATAGTTTTACCTTTACTTAGTAAGTATGAGAAACCAAAAAAATTACCAAAAACAATAAGCGATTCCGTTCCGGAGATGAAGTGA
- a CDS encoding IS5 family transposase (programmed frameshift) — MRSVYPSDISRERFEIILPDLESCRKKTKPRKLDLYELFCGVLYVLKSGCQWRMLPKEFPKWRNCYDYFKRWSKKPNEDRESVLEIVLKKLVGEVRFNSGRNTKTSFCIIDAQSVKNTDIAEEKGYDAGKKISGIKRHIAVDTQGLPHAIYITTANIGDRTAAVEMICNARKNLSEVQNILVDAGYTGENFATQIKTTIGATVEVIKRSELHTFVVLPKRWVVERSFAWLEKCRRLWKNCERKLNTRLQMVVLAFTALLLKRL; from the exons ATGAGGAGTGTATACCCAAGTGATATAAGTCGGGAAAGATTTGAGATTATATTACCAGATCTAGAATCCTGTAGAAAAAAAACAAAACCAAGAAAACTGGATTTATATGAGTTATTTTGCGGTGTACTTTATGTGCTAAAAAGTGGCTGTCAGTGGCGAATGCTACCAAAAGAGTTTCCAAAATGGCGCAATTGTTACGATTACTTCAAGAGATGGAGTAAAAAACCGAATGAAGATAGAGAAAGTGTTCTAGAAATTGTCTTA AAAAAATTAGTTGGAGAGGTTCGTTTCAACAGTGGTCGGAATACAAAAACAAGCTTCTGCATCATTGATGCTCAAAGTGTAAAAAACACCGATATTGCTGAAGAAAAAGGTTATGATGCCGGCAAGAAAATTTCAGGAATAAAGCGTCATATTGCAGTAGATACGCAAGGTTTGCCACATGCAATTTATATTACTACAGCTAATATCGGAGATCGTACTGCTGCTGTAGAGATGATTTGTAACGCAAGAAAAAATCTTTCCGAAGTTCAAAATATACTAGTTGATGCAGGTTATACAGGAGAAAATTTTGCAACTCAAATAAAAACGACTATTGGTGCAACCGTTGAAGTAATAAAACGAAGTGAATTACATACCTTTGTTGTATTGCCAAAAAGGTGGGTTGTAGAGCGTTCTTTTGCTTGGCTGGAAAAGTGTAGACGGTTATGGAAAAATTGCGAGCGTAAACTCAATACTAGACTACAAATGGTCGTTCTAGCTTTTACTGCCTTGCTCCTCAAAAGATTATGA
- a CDS encoding IS630 family transposase (programmed frameshift) has product MALRSKLLDEKVVESAKEMLKKVRNNAYVAKKLNAVIAAKKHSITAVAKICCISRKAITTWIKHIKFGREEKLFSPPQRRRKTILNQSQLEQIEVWIEENPNITIREMRIRIQERFGLNISKSTIHRNMQRMKFSYITPRPVHSGQDKNKQEEFKKNLNETIVMHSEKELFFFDESRFGTHSKVGHGWFKKGSRTQVKVKLGRENFYLYSAVNPRNGENFSLFAPNVNTACINIFLEQMSQYLGIRKAFLVMDCASWHKSKSLKIPKNIEIIYLPPYSPDLNPVERFWLYIKQNILRNKIYDTIVLLESALCKFITSLSPSTVKQLCNASYLVH; this is encoded by the exons ATGGCATTAAGATCAAAATTATTGGATGAAAAAGTGGTGGAATCAGCAAAAGAGATGCTGAAGAAAGTAAGAAATAATGCGTATGTTGCAAAAAAACTAAATGCTGTAATTGCAGCAAAAAAGCACAGTATAACAGCTGTAGCAAAAATATGTTGCATTTCGAGAAAGGCAATTACTACATGGATAAAGCACATAAAATTTGGAAGAGAAGAAAAATTATTTTCTCCACCTCAACGCCGTAGAAAAACTATATTGAACCAAAGTCAACTTGAACAAATTGAGGTGTGGATAGAGGAAAACCCCAATATTACTATTAGAGAAATGAGAATAAGAATCCAAGAAAGATTTGGTTTGAATATCAGCAAATCCACAATACATCGTAATATGCAAAGAATGAAATTCTCATATATCACACCAAGACCAGTTCATAGTGGACAGGATAAAAATAAGCAAGAGGAGTTT AAAAAAAACCTCAATGAAACTATTGTCATGCATTCTGAAAAAGAGCTATTTTTCTTCGATGAATCACGGTTTGGTACACATTCAAAAGTTGGACATGGGTGGTTTAAAAAAGGCAGTAGGACACAGGTTAAGGTAAAATTAGGTAGGGAAAATTTTTATCTCTATAGTGCAGTTAATCCCAGAAATGGAGAGAATTTTAGCTTATTTGCACCAAACGTCAACACTGCTTGTATAAATATATTCCTTGAACAGATGTCGCAATATTTAGGAATACGAAAGGCTTTTCTCGTGATGGATTGCGCTAGTTGGCATAAGTCAAAAAGTTTAAAGATACCTAAAAATATCGAAATTATATACCTACCACCATACTCACCTGACCTCAATCCTGTTGAGAGGTTTTGGTTATATATAAAACAGAACATTTTGCGCAATAAAATCTACGATACAATTGTTCTGCTTGAGAGCGCTTTGTGTAAATTTATTACCTCTCTTTCCCCTTCCACGGTTAAACAACTCTGCAATGCTTCTTATTTGGTTCATTAA